The Pseudomonas parafulva genome window below encodes:
- a CDS encoding tetratricopeptide repeat protein codes for MSASTSERFDADQLASMLDHQPGQAAKAILAAAGQGVVEAQALLGQILLDGRGIEQDERLARHWLAVAAQAGNAKAHNLLGRCLEHGWGGEVALSQAAIHYAQAADAGSGWGLYNLGNLLATGRGLPADQGLALTCYEKAAQMGHAKSMNLYGRYLEQGIATTASPLRAARWYRRAAEAGDFRGMFSLALVLASRGQMGEAAQWFEQARQQGPVDFLRSALATLQDAGPTLTSFAARYAEAIERCEG; via the coding sequence ATGTCTGCCTCCACCTCGGAACGCTTCGATGCCGATCAGTTGGCGTCGATGCTCGACCATCAACCTGGCCAAGCCGCCAAGGCGATTCTCGCCGCTGCCGGGCAGGGCGTGGTCGAGGCGCAGGCGCTGCTGGGGCAGATCCTGCTGGACGGGCGCGGCATCGAGCAGGACGAGCGTCTGGCCCGCCATTGGCTGGCGGTGGCAGCCCAGGCCGGCAATGCCAAGGCGCACAATCTGCTGGGCCGCTGCCTGGAGCATGGCTGGGGCGGCGAGGTGGCGCTGAGCCAGGCCGCGATCCACTATGCCCAGGCCGCCGATGCGGGTTCAGGCTGGGGCCTGTACAACTTGGGCAATCTGTTGGCGACCGGACGTGGCTTGCCCGCCGATCAGGGGCTGGCACTGACCTGCTATGAGAAGGCCGCGCAGATGGGCCATGCCAAGTCGATGAACCTGTACGGGCGTTATCTGGAACAGGGCATCGCGACCACGGCGAGTCCGTTGCGGGCGGCGCGCTGGTATCGGCGGGCGGCCGAAGCGGGAGATTTTCGCGGCATGTTCAGTCTGGCGCTGGTGTTGGCGTCACGCGGGCAGATGGGCGAGGCGGCGCAGTGGTTCGAGCAGGCGCGACAGCAGGGGCCCGTGGACTTCCTGCGCAGTGCGCTGGCGACCTTGCAGGACGCTGGGCCGACACTGACCAGCTTTGCGGCGCGCTACGCCGAGGCGATCGAGCGCTGCGAGGGGTGA
- a CDS encoding type III PLP-dependent enzyme: protein MSIQVEDYFARDTFQKMKAFADKQETPFVLIDTQMISQAYDDLRAGFEFAKVYYAVKANPAVEIIDLLKDKGSNFDIASIYELDKVMERGVSADRISYGNTIKKSKDIRYFFEKGVRLYATDSEADLRNIAKAAPGSKVYVRILTEGSTTADWPLSRKFGCQTDMAMDLLILARDLGLVPYGISFHVGSQQRDISVWDAAIAKVKVIFERLKEEDGIELKLINMGGGFPANYITRTNSLETYAEEIIRFLKEDFGDDLPEIILEPGRSLIANAGILVSEVVLVARKSRTAVERWIYTDVGKFSGLIETMDEAIKFPIWTEKKGETEEVVIAGPTCDSADIMYENYKYGLPLNLAIGDRLYWLSTGAYTTSYSAVEFNGFPPLKAYYL, encoded by the coding sequence ATGTCGATCCAGGTCGAAGACTATTTCGCACGCGACACCTTCCAGAAAATGAAGGCGTTCGCCGACAAGCAGGAAACCCCGTTCGTACTCATCGATACGCAGATGATCAGCCAGGCCTATGACGACCTGCGCGCGGGCTTCGAATTCGCCAAGGTCTACTACGCAGTCAAGGCCAACCCGGCCGTCGAGATCATCGACCTGCTCAAGGACAAGGGTTCGAACTTCGACATCGCCTCGATCTACGAACTGGACAAGGTGATGGAGCGCGGCGTCAGCGCCGATCGCATCAGCTACGGCAACACCATCAAGAAGTCCAAGGACATCCGCTATTTCTTTGAAAAGGGTGTGCGCCTCTACGCCACCGACTCCGAAGCGGACCTGCGCAACATCGCCAAGGCCGCGCCCGGCTCGAAGGTGTACGTGCGTATTCTCACCGAAGGCTCGACCACCGCCGACTGGCCGCTGTCGCGCAAGTTCGGCTGCCAGACCGACATGGCCATGGACCTGCTGATCCTGGCCCGCGACCTGGGCCTGGTGCCCTACGGCATCTCCTTCCACGTCGGCTCCCAGCAGCGCGACATCAGCGTGTGGGATGCGGCCATCGCCAAGGTCAAGGTGATCTTCGAGCGCCTGAAAGAAGAAGACGGCATCGAACTGAAGCTGATCAACATGGGCGGCGGCTTCCCGGCCAACTACATCACCCGCACCAACAGCCTGGAAACCTACGCCGAGGAAATCATCCGCTTCCTCAAGGAAGACTTCGGTGACGACCTGCCGGAAATCATCCTCGAGCCGGGCCGCTCGCTGATCGCCAACGCCGGCATCCTGGTCAGCGAAGTGGTGCTGGTGGCGCGCAAGTCGCGTACCGCCGTGGAGCGCTGGATCTACACCGACGTGGGCAAGTTCTCCGGCTTGATCGAAACCATGGACGAAGCCATCAAGTTCCCGATCTGGACCGAGAAGAAAGGCGAGACCGAGGAAGTGGTGATCGCCGGCCCGACCTGCGACAGCGCCGACATCATGTACGAGAACTACAAGTACGGCCTGCCGCTGAACCTGGCCATCGGCGACCGCCTGTACTGGCTGTCCACAGGCGCCTACACCACCAGCTACAGCGCAGTGGAATTCAACGGTTTCCCACCGCTGAAGGCGTACTACCTGTAA
- a CDS encoding osmoprotectant ABC transporter ATP-binding protein OsmV, whose amino-acid sequence MIELKNLSKTFDVNGKDVKAVDSVSLTVNEGEICVFLGPSGCGKSTTLKMINRLITPTSGQVFINGEDTSGLDEVTLRRHIGYVIQQIGLFPNMTIEENITVVPRLLGWDKQRCHDRARELMSMIKLEPKQYLQRYPRELSGGQQQRIGVIRALAADAPVLLMDEPFGAVDPINREMIQNEFFEMQRALNKTVIMVSHDIDEAIKLADKIAIFRAGKLLQLDHPDTLLAHPVDDFVSSFVGQDSTLKRLLLVRAEDAADNAPSVSPETPVAEALELLDEHDRRYVVVTDATNKALGYVRRRDMHRQQGTCADFLRQFNATAAHDEHLRILLSRMYEFNRAWLPVLDAEQVFLGEVTQESIAAYLSSGRSRGAKTSIVSPAEVAAS is encoded by the coding sequence ATGATCGAATTGAAGAACCTCAGCAAGACCTTCGACGTCAACGGCAAGGACGTCAAAGCCGTGGACTCGGTCAGCCTGACCGTCAACGAAGGCGAGATCTGCGTCTTCCTCGGCCCCTCGGGCTGCGGCAAGAGCACCACGCTGAAGATGATCAATCGCCTGATCACCCCGACCTCCGGCCAGGTCTTCATCAACGGGGAGGACACCAGCGGCCTCGACGAGGTCACCCTGCGCCGCCACATCGGTTATGTGATCCAGCAGATCGGCCTGTTCCCCAACATGACCATCGAGGAAAACATCACCGTGGTGCCGCGTCTGCTCGGCTGGGACAAGCAACGTTGCCACGACCGGGCGCGCGAGCTGATGAGCATGATCAAGCTCGAACCCAAGCAGTACCTGCAGCGCTACCCACGCGAGCTGTCCGGCGGGCAGCAGCAGCGGATCGGCGTGATCCGCGCCCTGGCGGCCGATGCGCCGGTGCTGTTGATGGACGAGCCGTTCGGTGCGGTCGACCCGATCAACCGCGAGATGATCCAGAACGAATTCTTCGAGATGCAGCGGGCGCTGAACAAGACCGTGATCATGGTCAGCCACGACATCGACGAAGCCATCAAGCTGGCCGACAAGATCGCCATCTTCCGCGCCGGCAAGCTGCTGCAACTGGACCATCCGGACACCCTGCTGGCGCATCCGGTGGACGACTTCGTCAGCAGCTTCGTCGGCCAGGACAGCACACTCAAGCGTCTGTTGCTGGTGCGCGCCGAGGATGCCGCGGACAACGCACCGTCGGTCAGCCCCGAGACGCCGGTGGCCGAAGCGCTGGAGTTGCTCGACGAGCACGACCGCCGCTATGTGGTGGTGACCGACGCGACGAACAAGGCCCTGGGCTATGTGCGCCGCCGCGACATGCACCGCCAGCAGGGCACGTGCGCCGACTTCCTGCGTCAGTTCAACGCCACCGCCGCCCATGACGAGCACCTGCGCATCCTGCTGTCGCGCATGTACGAGTTCAACCGCGCCTGGCTGCCGGTGCTCGATGCCGAGCAGGTGTTCCTCGGCGAGGTCACCCAGGAGTCGATCGCGGCCTACCTGAGCTCGGGTCGCTCACGCGGAGCCAAGACCAGCATCGTCTCGCCGGCCGAGGTTGCCGCCTCCTGA
- a CDS encoding ABC transporter permease encodes MSLLDTFAHLDWALVLQLTWQHIMLVGIAVGLAIVIGVPLGVLMTRFPVLAGPLQASATVLLTIPSIALFGLLLPFYSKFGQGLGPLPAITAVFLYSLLPILRNTYLALTNVEPGIREAARGIGMTFGQRLRMVELPIAVPVILAGVRTAVVMNIGVMTIAATIGAGGLGVLILTSISRSDMSMLLVGAVLVSLLAIVADLLLQTLQRALTPEGLRP; translated from the coding sequence ATGAGCCTGCTCGACACCTTCGCCCACCTCGACTGGGCATTGGTCCTGCAACTGACCTGGCAGCACATCATGCTGGTGGGCATCGCCGTGGGCCTGGCCATCGTCATCGGCGTGCCGCTGGGCGTCTTGATGACCCGCTTTCCGGTCCTGGCCGGGCCGCTGCAAGCCAGCGCCACGGTGCTGCTGACCATCCCCTCCATCGCCCTGTTCGGCCTGCTGCTGCCGTTCTACTCCAAATTCGGTCAGGGCCTGGGGCCGCTGCCGGCGATCACCGCCGTGTTCCTCTATTCGCTGCTGCCGATCCTGCGCAACACCTACCTGGCCCTGACCAACGTGGAACCCGGCATCCGCGAGGCCGCGCGCGGCATCGGCATGACCTTCGGCCAGCGCCTGCGCATGGTCGAATTGCCCATCGCCGTGCCGGTGATTCTCGCCGGCGTGCGTACCGCCGTGGTGATGAACATCGGCGTGATGACCATCGCCGCCACCATCGGTGCGGGTGGCCTGGGCGTACTCATCCTGACCTCCATCAGCCGCAGCGACATGTCGATGCTGCTGGTCGGCGCCGTGCTGGTCAGCCTGCTGGCGATCGTCGCCGACCTGCTTCTGCAAACCCTGCAACGTGCCCTGACTCCAGAAGGACTGCGCCCATGA
- a CDS encoding glycine betaine ABC transporter substrate-binding protein, whose amino-acid sequence MKKAIALLLGAGLLLAGVAQAAEKPLIRIGARVFTEQTVLAEITAQYLRANGFDVRVTGGLGSSLARQAQETGQLDLMWEYTGVSLVSYNHIQERMPSAEATYAKVKELDAKKGLVWLKPSKFSNTYALALPSAVAKAYPQVRTISQLNQVLQDEQARKHLVALDTEFANRPDGLDGLQQRYGMQLGRANIRQMDAGLVYTALRNDQVFAGLVYTTDGRLNAFELTLLEDDKHYFPDYTAGPVVRKAVLDAHPQLADLLAPLADALDDETMRQLNAKVDVQHQSPSSVAATFLRDHELHEVTP is encoded by the coding sequence ATGAAGAAAGCTATCGCCTTGCTCCTGGGCGCGGGCCTGCTGTTGGCAGGTGTTGCCCAGGCGGCGGAAAAACCCCTGATCCGCATCGGTGCGCGGGTCTTCACCGAGCAGACCGTGCTCGCCGAAATCACTGCCCAGTACCTGCGTGCCAACGGCTTCGACGTGCGCGTCACTGGCGGCCTGGGCAGCAGCCTGGCGCGCCAGGCCCAGGAAACCGGCCAACTGGACCTGATGTGGGAATACACCGGCGTGTCGCTGGTCTCCTACAACCACATTCAGGAACGCATGCCCAGCGCCGAGGCCACCTACGCCAAGGTCAAGGAACTGGACGCGAAGAAAGGCCTGGTCTGGCTCAAACCGTCCAAGTTCAGCAACACCTATGCCCTGGCCTTGCCCAGCGCGGTGGCCAAGGCCTATCCGCAGGTGCGCACCATCAGTCAGTTGAATCAGGTGCTGCAGGATGAACAGGCGCGCAAGCACCTGGTCGCCCTCGACACCGAGTTCGCCAATCGCCCGGATGGCCTGGACGGCCTCCAGCAGCGCTACGGCATGCAACTGGGCCGCGCCAACATCCGCCAGATGGACGCCGGGCTGGTGTACACCGCTCTGCGCAACGACCAGGTGTTCGCCGGCCTGGTCTACACCACCGACGGTCGCCTCAACGCCTTCGAGCTGACGCTGCTGGAGGACGACAAGCACTACTTCCCGGACTACACCGCCGGCCCCGTGGTCCGCAAGGCCGTGCTCGACGCCCATCCGCAACTGGCCGACCTGCTCGCGCCGCTGGCCGATGCCCTGGACGACGAAACCATGCGCCAGCTCAATGCCAAGGTCGATGTCCAGCACCAGAGCCCGTCCTCGGTCGCGGCCACCTTTCTGCGTGATCATGAACTGCACGAGGTGACCCCATGA
- a CDS encoding ABC transporter permease, translated as MAKRYGTGLLGWATVLVILALLIHWIGLDTIARYRDDLTFYLQAHLVLVLASMAAALAVGIPAGIALSRPHRVDKAERFMQFFNIGNTIPPLAVLAIALSVLGIGAGPAIFALFLASLLPIVRNTYEGLKNVPASLKEAATGIGMTPRQQLWQVELPNAVPIIVGGVRVALALNVGTAPLAFLIGANSLGSLIFPGIALNNQPQLLLGAACTALLALLLDALVSASSKRWLERGLAH; from the coding sequence GTGGCGAAACGCTACGGAACAGGGCTGTTGGGATGGGCCACCGTGCTCGTCATCCTGGCCCTGCTGATCCACTGGATCGGCCTCGACACGATCGCGCGCTATCGCGACGATCTGACGTTCTACCTACAAGCGCACCTGGTGTTGGTGCTGGCTTCGATGGCGGCGGCACTGGCCGTGGGCATCCCCGCCGGCATTGCCTTGAGTCGACCGCACCGGGTCGACAAAGCCGAGCGCTTCATGCAGTTCTTCAATATTGGCAACACCATCCCTCCCCTGGCCGTACTGGCCATCGCCCTCAGCGTTCTGGGCATCGGCGCAGGCCCTGCGATCTTCGCCCTGTTCCTCGCCTCCCTCCTGCCGATCGTGCGCAACACCTACGAAGGCCTCAAGAACGTCCCCGCCTCGCTCAAGGAAGCCGCCACCGGCATCGGCATGACTCCACGCCAGCAACTGTGGCAGGTCGAGTTGCCCAACGCCGTGCCGATCATCGTCGGCGGCGTGCGCGTGGCCCTGGCGCTCAATGTCGGCACCGCGCCACTGGCCTTCCTGATCGGCGCCAACAGCCTGGGCAGCCTGATTTTCCCCGGCATCGCCCTGAACAATCAGCCACAGCTACTGCTCGGCGCGGCCTGCACGGCCTTGCTGGCACTGCTGCTCGACGCGCTGGTGAGTGCCTCCAGCAAACGCTGGCTGGAACGCGGCCTGGCCCATTAA
- a CDS encoding peptide chain release factor 3 — MTHQAAEVAKRRTFAIISHPDAGKTTITEKLLLMGKAISVAGTVKSRKSDRHATSDWMEMEKQRGISITTSVMQFPYREHMVNLLDTPGHEDFSEDTYRTLTAVDSALMVLDGGKGVEPRTIALMDVCRLRDTPIVSFINKLDRDIRDPIELLDEIEAVLKIKAAPITWPIGCYRDFKGVYHLTGDYIVVYTPGHGHERTEAKIIEKLDSDEARAHLGDQYDSFVEQLELVQGACHEFNQDEFINGQLTPVFFGTALGNFGVDHVLDAVVDWAPRPLARVAHERTVEPVEEKFTGFVFKIQANMDPKHRDRIAFMRICSGKYEKGMKMRHVRLGKDLRIGDALTFFSSEREQLEEAYAGDIIGLHNHGTIQIGDTFSEGEVLGFTGIPHFAPELFRRVRLKDPLKSKQLRQGLQQLAEEGATQVFFPERSNDIILGAVGVLQFDVVASRLKEEYKVECAYEPITVWSARWIACDDKKKLEEFQNKAVENLAIDGGGHLTYLAPTRVNLALMEERWPDIQFRATREHH, encoded by the coding sequence ATGACCCATCAGGCCGCCGAAGTCGCGAAGCGCCGCACTTTCGCAATCATTTCCCACCCCGACGCCGGTAAGACCACCATCACCGAGAAGCTGTTGCTGATGGGCAAGGCCATTTCCGTCGCCGGTACCGTGAAGTCGCGCAAGTCCGACCGCCACGCCACCTCCGACTGGATGGAAATGGAGAAGCAGCGCGGCATCTCCATCACCACCTCGGTGATGCAGTTCCCGTACCGCGAGCACATGGTCAACCTGCTCGACACCCCCGGCCACGAAGACTTCTCCGAAGACACCTACCGCACCCTGACGGCGGTGGACTCGGCGCTGATGGTGCTCGACGGCGGTAAGGGCGTCGAGCCGCGGACCATCGCCCTGATGGACGTCTGCCGCCTGCGCGACACGCCCATCGTCAGCTTCATCAACAAACTCGACCGCGACATCCGCGATCCGATCGAGCTGCTCGACGAGATCGAGGCCGTGCTGAAGATCAAGGCGGCGCCCATCACCTGGCCGATTGGCTGCTACCGCGATTTCAAAGGCGTGTATCACCTGACCGGCGACTACATCGTGGTCTACACTCCCGGGCACGGTCATGAGCGCACCGAGGCCAAGATCATCGAGAAGCTGGACTCGGACGAAGCCCGCGCCCACCTGGGCGATCAGTACGATTCGTTCGTGGAGCAACTGGAGCTGGTGCAGGGCGCCTGCCACGAATTCAACCAGGACGAGTTCATCAACGGCCAACTCACCCCGGTGTTCTTCGGCACCGCGCTGGGCAACTTTGGCGTCGATCACGTGCTCGACGCCGTGGTCGACTGGGCGCCACGTCCACTGGCACGGGTCGCCCACGAGCGCACCGTGGAGCCGGTGGAGGAGAAGTTCACCGGCTTCGTGTTCAAGATCCAGGCGAACATGGACCCCAAGCACCGCGACCGTATCGCGTTCATGCGCATCTGCTCGGGCAAGTACGAGAAGGGCATGAAGATGCGTCATGTGCGCCTGGGCAAGGATTTGCGCATCGGCGATGCACTGACCTTCTTCTCCTCCGAGCGCGAGCAACTGGAAGAAGCGTACGCCGGCGACATCATCGGCCTGCACAACCACGGCACCATCCAGATCGGCGACACCTTCAGTGAGGGCGAGGTGCTCGGTTTCACCGGCATTCCGCACTTCGCGCCGGAACTGTTCCGTCGTGTGCGCCTGAAAGATCCGCTGAAGTCCAAGCAACTGCGTCAGGGCCTGCAGCAGTTGGCCGAAGAGGGTGCGACCCAGGTGTTCTTCCCCGAGCGCAGCAACGACATCATTCTGGGCGCCGTGGGTGTGCTGCAGTTCGATGTGGTCGCCAGCCGCCTGAAGGAGGAATACAAGGTGGAGTGCGCCTACGAGCCGATCACCGTGTGGTCGGCCCGCTGGATCGCCTGTGACGACAAGAAGAAGCTCGAGGAATTCCAGAACAAGGCCGTGGAAAACCTGGCCATCGACGGTGGCGGCCACCTGACCTACCTGGCGCCCACCCGCGTCAACCTGGCGCTGATGGAAGAGCGCTGGCCAGACATCCAGTTCCGCGCTACGCGTGAGCACCACTGA
- a CDS encoding polyamine ABC transporter substrate-binding protein: MRTLLIAPLMLAAGVACAADSVKIYNWSSYVAPDTLKNFQKATGIAPTYDVYDSNETLDGKLMTGNSGYDVVFPSNHFMARQIQGKALKKLDKSQLPNWQNLDPRLLKVLEVNDPGNQYGFPYLWGSTGIGYNIDKVKAALGADAPVDSWDLIFKPEYLSKLKSCGVAVLDNGPELLPIALNYLGLPHHSQKPEDYEKAKALLMKARPYISYFHSSKYTGDLANGDVCVVVGFSGDVLQAKNRAEEAKNGVKVGYSIPKEGAPLWFDMVAMPADAPDEKAGYAYMNYLLEPEVMANISNYVQYANGNAKADALVDPALKHNTMIYPSDDVMNKLFALEAMPAKIDRLRTRIWTSVKAGN; the protein is encoded by the coding sequence ATGCGCACACTTCTCATCGCTCCCCTGATGCTGGCGGCCGGCGTGGCCTGCGCCGCCGACTCGGTGAAGATCTACAACTGGTCGAGCTACGTCGCGCCCGACACGCTGAAGAATTTCCAGAAGGCCACCGGCATCGCCCCCACCTACGACGTCTACGACAGCAACGAGACCCTCGATGGCAAGCTGATGACCGGCAACTCCGGTTACGACGTGGTGTTTCCCTCCAACCACTTCATGGCGCGGCAGATCCAGGGCAAGGCGCTGAAGAAGCTCGACAAAAGCCAGTTGCCGAACTGGCAGAACCTCGACCCGCGCCTGCTCAAGGTGCTCGAGGTGAACGATCCGGGTAACCAATATGGTTTCCCCTACCTGTGGGGCAGCACCGGCATCGGTTACAACATCGACAAGGTCAAGGCCGCGCTGGGCGCCGACGCGCCGGTGGATTCCTGGGACCTGATCTTCAAGCCCGAGTACCTGAGCAAGCTCAAGAGCTGCGGCGTGGCGGTGCTGGACAATGGTCCGGAGCTGCTGCCCATCGCCCTGAACTACCTGGGCCTGCCGCACCACAGCCAGAAACCCGAGGATTACGAGAAAGCCAAGGCGCTGCTGATGAAGGCTCGTCCGTACATCAGTTACTTCCATTCGTCCAAGTACACAGGCGACCTGGCCAATGGCGATGTGTGCGTGGTGGTGGGTTTCTCGGGCGATGTATTGCAGGCCAAGAACCGCGCCGAGGAAGCGAAGAATGGGGTCAAGGTGGGCTACTCGATCCCGAAGGAAGGTGCGCCGCTGTGGTTCGACATGGTCGCCATGCCCGCCGACGCCCCGGACGAGAAGGCCGGCTACGCCTACATGAACTATCTGCTCGAGCCTGAGGTGATGGCCAACATCAGTAACTACGTGCAGTACGCCAACGGCAATGCCAAGGCCGACGCCTTGGTCGATCCGGCGCTCAAGCACAACACCATGATCTATCCCAGCGACGATGTGATGAACAAACTGTTCGCCCTAGAAGCGATGCCCGCCAAGATCGATCGCCTGCGCACCCGCATCTGGACCAGCGTCAAAGCGGGCAACTAG
- a CDS encoding cupin domain-containing protein → MSITQFKDTERAILETSNPVAVPLGEPVAVTSVTCVERSDGVETGIWECTPGRWRRQIVQQEFCHFIKGRCTFTPDGGEPLLIEAGDALMLPANSTGTWDIQETVRKTYVLIF, encoded by the coding sequence ATGAGCATCACCCAGTTCAAAGACACAGAACGCGCCATCCTGGAGACTTCCAACCCGGTCGCCGTGCCCCTTGGCGAACCCGTTGCCGTGACCTCGGTGACCTGCGTCGAGCGCAGCGACGGCGTCGAAACCGGCATCTGGGAGTGCACCCCAGGCCGCTGGCGCCGGCAGATCGTGCAACAGGAGTTCTGCCACTTCATCAAGGGTCGCTGCACCTTCACGCCAGACGGTGGCGAGCCGCTGCTCATCGAAGCCGGAGACGCCCTGATGCTACCGGCCAACAGCACCGGTACCTGGGACATTCAGGAAACCGTGCGCAAGACCTATGTGTTGATTTTCTGA
- a CDS encoding NAD(P)/FAD-dependent oxidoreductase, whose product MQAWRTISLWMDQLDEPLDARPSLAQDIDVDVCIIGAGYTGLWTAYYLKRQAPHLRIAILEANTAGFGASGRNGGWLMGNLLGEDRLLATLSPLQRRDSIDLLHDIPDEVQRVLQREGIDCDYRKGGVIYCAARYPEQERSLRAYLDDLYRQGMNEDDYRWLTPEALAGQLRVSNAYGAIFSPHVATIQPAKLVRGLARVVEGLGVAIYENTPALDWQSGEVRSAQAKVRCQWVVPAVEGYAASLPPLGRHQLPVQSLLVATEPLPDSAWEQIGLSQGQAFSEGSRQVTYGQRTLDNRLVFGARGGYRFGGRLREDFNLTDAEIELRRYLFGELFPHLKHVRITHSWGGNLGMARRFRPHMLCDRQRGLALSGGYGGEGVGATNLGGRTLAALILGQQNVLTAQPWVHDNRPLSSLASWPPEPCRWLGYNAIIRSFVHEDRVLADPASPAWRRNLASGLADFMEGFMH is encoded by the coding sequence ATGCAAGCCTGGCGCACGATCAGCCTGTGGATGGACCAGCTCGACGAGCCTCTGGACGCGCGACCGTCCCTCGCCCAAGACATCGATGTCGACGTGTGCATCATCGGCGCCGGCTACACCGGGCTGTGGACAGCCTATTACCTCAAGCGCCAGGCCCCGCACCTGCGCATCGCCATCCTTGAAGCGAACACGGCCGGTTTCGGTGCATCCGGTCGTAACGGCGGTTGGCTGATGGGCAACCTGCTGGGTGAGGATCGTCTGCTCGCCACACTGTCCCCGCTACAGCGCCGCGACAGCATCGACCTGCTGCACGACATTCCCGACGAAGTGCAGCGTGTGTTACAGCGCGAAGGCATCGACTGCGATTACCGCAAGGGTGGAGTCATTTACTGCGCGGCCCGTTACCCGGAGCAGGAGCGTAGCCTGCGTGCCTACCTGGACGACCTGTACCGCCAAGGCATGAACGAGGACGACTACCGCTGGCTCACGCCCGAGGCACTGGCCGGACAACTGCGGGTCAGCAATGCCTATGGCGCAATCTTCAGCCCGCATGTGGCGACCATTCAGCCGGCCAAGCTGGTGCGGGGCCTGGCACGGGTGGTGGAGGGTCTGGGCGTGGCGATCTACGAAAACACCCCGGCCCTCGATTGGCAGAGTGGCGAGGTGCGCAGCGCCCAGGCCAAGGTGCGCTGCCAGTGGGTGGTGCCTGCGGTGGAAGGCTACGCAGCCAGCTTGCCACCGCTGGGGCGGCATCAACTGCCCGTGCAGAGTCTGCTGGTGGCCACTGAGCCGCTGCCCGACTCCGCCTGGGAGCAGATCGGCCTCAGCCAGGGCCAGGCCTTCAGCGAAGGCAGCCGTCAGGTCACCTACGGCCAGCGCACCCTCGACAACCGCCTGGTATTCGGCGCCCGCGGCGGCTACCGCTTCGGCGGTCGCCTGCGCGAAGACTTCAATCTCACCGACGCCGAAATCGAGTTGCGCCGCTACCTGTTCGGCGAACTCTTCCCGCACCTGAAGCACGTGCGCATCACCCATTCCTGGGGCGGCAACCTGGGCATGGCGCGGCGTTTCCGCCCGCATATGCTGTGTGACCGTCAACGCGGCCTGGCGCTATCGGGCGGCTATGGCGGCGAAGGCGTCGGCGCCACCAACCTCGGCGGACGCACGCTGGCGGCCTTGATCCTCGGCCAGCAGAACGTACTGACCGCCCAGCCCTGGGTGCACGACAACCGGCCGCTGTCGAGCCTGGCCAGTTGGCCGCCCGAGCCCTGCCGCTGGCTGGGCTACAACGCCATCATTCGCAGTTTCGTCCATGAAGACCGCGTTCTCGCCGACCCGGCCAGCCCGGCCTGGCGACGCAACCTGGCCAGTGGCCTGGCCGACTTCATGGAAGGTTTCATGCACTGA
- a CDS encoding helix-turn-helix domain-containing protein, giving the protein MHYRAMTAPMLIDGPEQTPLTAQIVLRYHLCWKHRDLDGVMALYHPQVRYHDFFQNRVLGYAELREYVAACLPHQQGEDIVHSDRIRVDGCTAFIQYQVTVQGGEGLVAFQSSEAITVRDGLIWQVNEYATLVRQDGRVGNGGRTRPATSRLGLSPRQLSTMAQDLEHYFQQRRPYLDPQLNLQQVAQHSGYSRNQISYLFNQVLGQSFYRYVNQARLQHLLAQLSDTDIQTPVDELAFSAGFNSLSAFYKCFREQTGLSPKAYVKQISLRART; this is encoded by the coding sequence ATGCACTATCGCGCCATGACCGCGCCCATGCTGATAGACGGCCCCGAACAGACTCCGCTGACTGCGCAGATCGTCTTGCGCTACCACCTGTGCTGGAAGCATCGCGACCTGGACGGGGTGATGGCGCTCTACCACCCGCAGGTGCGTTACCACGACTTCTTCCAGAACCGCGTGCTCGGCTACGCCGAACTGCGCGAGTACGTGGCCGCCTGCCTGCCCCACCAGCAGGGCGAAGACATCGTCCACAGCGATCGCATTCGCGTCGATGGCTGCACGGCGTTCATCCAATACCAGGTAACGGTCCAGGGCGGTGAGGGGCTGGTGGCCTTTCAGTCCAGCGAGGCGATCACCGTGCGCGACGGGCTGATCTGGCAGGTCAACGAATATGCCACGCTGGTGCGCCAGGACGGGCGCGTGGGCAACGGTGGGCGGACGCGTCCGGCCACTAGCCGGCTCGGTTTGTCGCCGCGTCAGTTGAGCACCATGGCGCAGGATCTGGAGCACTACTTCCAGCAGCGCCGGCCGTATCTGGATCCGCAGCTCAACCTGCAACAGGTCGCACAGCACAGTGGCTACAGCCGCAACCAGATCTCCTACCTGTTCAATCAGGTGCTGGGACAGAGCTTCTATCGCTACGTCAATCAGGCGCGGCTCCAGCACCTGCTGGCTCAGCTCAGCGATACCGACATCCAGACGCCGGTCGACGAACTGGCGTTCAGTGCCGGCTTCAACTCGCTCTCGGCCTTCTACAAATGCTTTCGCGAACAGACCGGCCTGTCTCCCAAGGCGTACGTGAAGCAGATTTCTCTGCGTGCACGCACGTAA